From the genome of Neomonachus schauinslandi chromosome 1, ASM220157v2, whole genome shotgun sequence:
CAAATCTGGGTCTGCACGTGGCTGGGGTGTTCAAGCCTAGCGAGGAAGGGTGCCCCAGGTCTCGGACTGTGCCCTCCCCCAGAGCTCGGGCCTGCGCCTGCACTATGTCTCCGCCGGACGTGGCAATGGGCCCCTCATGCTGTTTCTGCACGGCTTCCCAGAGAACTGGTAGGTCTgaagcccagggtcctggggcacaCAAGGCTGGAGGTGAAGCTGGAGGTGGAGCTCGGACCACCAGGGCATCCAGGAGGCAGGCACGCGGGCTGGGTAGACTGGGGGCACAAAGCATCCAGATGGGGTGCTAGAGGACAGGGGTGCTGTCTACAGGAGGAGGCCCTGAAGGGATATGGGACAAAGAGGTCTTGGATCCAGAGCACAGCTGACCTTGCCCTCAGCCTGGGGTTCCCCCATCTTCCTTTCTGGGAAGCCCAGGGCAGgaaggtggggctggggaaggccCCTGCTGGGCATAGGGTGGAGGTGCAGCCTGGGGACCCTgacagcctccctccccacccgccTGACAGGTTCTCCTGGCGCTACCAGCTTTGGGAGTTCCAGAGCCGCTTCCACGTGGTGGCTGTGGACCTACGGGGATATGGCTCCTCAAACGCCCCTCAGGATGTAGACTGTTACACCATGGACCTGCTGATGATGGACATCCAGGATGTCATCCTGGGCCTGGGTGGGGATACCCCCATCCCAGGCCTGGCCTCCCTCACCCTGCCTCACCTCTCCCTGGCATCTCACTTACacctgttcctctgcccctcccccccgcccccgcccccgcccaggtTATTCCAAGTGTATCCTGGTAGCCCATGACTGGGGTGCGCTCCTCGCCTGGAATTTCTCCATCTACTACCCATCCCTGGTCGAGCGGATGGTAATTGTCAGCGCTGCCCCCATGTCTGTGTACCAAGGTGTGTTGGGGAgtccagggtgctgggatagGCCTGTGTGAAGGAGCATGTGTCTGTGTCTACGCTTCCCTGTCCACCAGTCAACACTCGAGGGGCTGGGGACACACATGACACACCCAGTCTACAGTCAATGACAGTACACTTAGGAGTGACTCACATGTTTTGAGCACCTACAGGTAACCATTGCTCTGACAAGGAGCTTGCATTCAATAACCTACACAAGCCTCCCGAGCATATGAAAGTGTTATTATCTTCGTGGTCCagttgggggaaactgaggcaagagagGTTAAATGCCTTTCTTCTGGCAAGAAAGGTATAGATAACTAAGCAACTACAATAGCATGAGATGCCTGTCACCTCACCTGATTCTAATTCCCAGTATCATAGTCGAATGACACAGTGACATGGCctctcttatcttttttctttctctccctccctctttgctgttttttctcgtctctctctgtgtctagACTGTCAGCTCCCCAGGGGCAAGGGAGTTTTGGCTGTTCCATTTACTGCTGTGTCTCCAGGGTTTTAAACAGGTCCTGGCAtccagtaggtgctcagtaaatattgaaatgcatccaggcctgggcaggggaATCACACCAGTGGCTCTTGGGGGCTCCTGGGAGCTGTGGGGAGAGGTGCCCCCATTCTGTTGGGTACAGTGACGACTCGGCAGGGAGGGAAGATGGTACCCAGGCCAGGAGGAGTGACGAGTGTCCTCACGGGCTCAGGCAGACAGCGATGACATTCCTGAGTGTTGGAGCATCCGGATGCCTATAGGGGTCCAGGGATGTGGGGCCACCCAGGCCCAGGCCTCACATCTGCCTTTCCCCTGCTGCCAGACTACTCTATACGTCACATCGGCCAGTTCTTCCGTTCCAACTACATTTTCCTGTTCCAGCTTCCCTGGCTGCCTGAGAAATTACTGTCCATGTCTGACTTCCAGGTGCAGTGAGGCAAAGGCTGGTGGTAGGTGGAGGGTAGTGGGTTGGGCCTGGGCAGCCTGGGCACTGAAGCCACAGTCCTGTTGTGTACCCAGATCCTGAAGACCACCCTCACACACCGCAAGAGAGGCATCCCACACTTAACCCCCAATGAGCTCGAGGCCTTCCTTTATGACTTCTCACAGCCTGGTGGTCTCACTGGGCCCCTCAACTATTACCGAAACCTCTTCAGGTGAGACCAGACCCAGGGCCGAAAGCTCAGGAGACTTGTGGGGGCAGGGATTTGGGGCAGTGattcttctgtctgtctctgtcttggCCATAGGAACTTCcccctggagccccaggagctGGCCACACCCACACTCCTGCTGTGGGGAGCGAAGGACACCTACTTCGAGCAGGGGCTGGTGGGAGCCATCAGCAGTCGCTTTGTGCCGGGCCGGCTGGAGGCCCACATCCTGCCGGGCGTGGGGCACTGGATCCCACAGAGCAACCCCAGGGAGATGCACGAGTACATGTGGGCCTTCTTGCAAGACCTGCTGGACTAGCGGCCCTCGCTCGCTGGCCTGTGTGCACCTGGGAGGCCGCACGGCGTACGTACAAGGATGGACTCCCGGATCTTGCACGGGCGCGGAACTCTAGGCTGCACAGAAGGGAGTCTGTGGGTGCCCTCAGGTGCACCAGCCCATAGGCTCACACacaggtgtgcgtgtgtgtgtgtgggtgggtgaaCAAGCACTTCAATCCTCGAGAGCCAGGTACAGCTCTGTGGAGCTAGATTCAGAGTGTcctacctctcccctcccctggggccTTACTCTTCTTGCCAATGTCAGACCCCAGAGCAGCACCAACCACAGACTCTGACCTTCCTGTCCCTGGCTTTCCTCTGCAATCCGAGTCTTCAGCTAAATGCTGCTGTGTCCAATAGGGTACCGGCAGCCACATCGGGCTGCTTCAATTTACGTGCAAAGTAATgagaagaaaatcaattaaaaattcagttcctcagtcactcTGGCCATACTTCAAGGGCTCAATTGCCACAGCAGTATAAAGCATTCAATTGGACAGTGCTGAGAAGGGTACTCCTAGGATAGGGGTATCCACACCTGGCTCCCGACCAGCTCCCCAAGGGAGGACCCTCATGTGCAAGCAGCTGGGTGTCTAGACTCCTGTCTGTTTGGGCCCTGAGCAGCTCCCACAATCTTCCCTCCAGTCTTGACTCCAGGCCTTTTAAGCTCAAGTTCTCTTGCTGCAGCCTGGGAAAGATCCCTGGGGCCCCTATCTCCCATCCATGGAAAAACAGCTCTAGGCTCCGGTAGGATGGATGTGTGAGATTCTGGACTGGCCCAGGAAGGGACCAGCTCCCTGAATGATCATCTGAGGTCTGAGGCCTGCCTCTCCAGCTCCTGGAATTTCTCCAAATGAACCACAGTTTCTGCTGATTCTTTCTGGGGTCCTCTGGCTCCAGCCTCCAGATGGGGGTGGTAAAAGTAGAGGGTGAACCATCCAGCCCCTGGCTGGTGACAGCACTTCTATCTCCCCAGCCTTTGCCTGGCCTTGGGGGACAGTGTCATGATCTGCTGCATGATGAATCTCTCTGGGGCCCTGCAACCTCAGAAATACATTCTCTTATTCCTGGGGTGGGCCAGCCTGCTAGTCATCCCCCTCTGTCCTCTCTTGTCCCCAACAGAACATCCTTCAACTCATcatgtgtgtcaggcactgatcTAGGCCCTTGTGGAGTTAGCAGAGAACAGGCATGGAGGGCTATATGAGTGTATGATGGCTCGGGAAAGGCTTCCCTAGCTGGGGGACGCACTTCGGTCGGAGGCAGAAATAAGCTTAGGCTCCTGGGGTAACAATGTGGGGACTAGCGGCTGCTCGGGCAgagtgagggaggagaaggagaagaggccACACAGTCAGACCGCCAGGGGCTGTGCGGAGTTTGGATTCGATTCCCAaggggagccaggggagggtTTTCAGCAGGGGAGGGACATGGCTTGCATTTTGAAAAGCTCCCTGTTGTGGCTGGACAGTCCCACGCGAGAGAGCGAGCGGGGAGACAGGCGGGGGGCTATGCACAGCCTCAGCACGGGGCGGCCCATTAGGCCCCACGGGAGCCGGGACCCCCAGCGCCCGACCCACCCCGGGaagccccccaccacccctgctaGGGTAGGAGCAGTGTCCCCCTAGGGTCGATGAGATGGGCCGGAGGGGAAGGGGACCCCGCCATCTCGGAGCCTGGGGCGAGGAGGCCTGCGGGCAGGACGAGGGCGGTGCGTCCAGGGGGCGGTGGGTCTGGCGACGGTTGCCAGGGTGACGGGGAAAGGGCTGATGGTTGACCGGAACGGGTAGCGGTTGTCTGGGTGATTGAAGGGGCCCAGGGAAGGCTGACGGGAGGCCTCGGACAGTTGCCGGGGCGACGGGTCCGCTGACGGTTGCCAAGCAACTAGAAGGCGCCGTCTTCCGCCTCTGCCGCAGGCTGGAGGGAGTCAGAgtctggcggggtgggggggtaatTAATCGCGGTGATTGGACAGAGTCCTGGCTAGTGCGCCAATAGAGACTCGTGGCTCGGCCGAAGCCCGCCTCTCCCAGCCTGAGCCAATCCGGGCGCGCCTTTCTCGCGGCCGAGGGGCTTGGCGCGCGCAACCCTTTGAGCGGGAGATGGGACCTGGAGGGCTCGGAGTGGGGGCGGCTACGGCTGAGGCCCCTCCCAGGCCCGgcagctccctctccctgctctgagcTCCTGCCTCCGAATCACCtttcaccattcattcattcattcattcattcattcattcattcattcattcatNNNNNNNNNNttcattcattcattcattcattcattcattcattcattcattcattccggTCATTCACTCGTTCATCTGTCCCTACTACCAGCTCTAAGCCTTTGGCCGCGCACCAGAGGGGCGGGGGAGACGGAGCCGGGCTCAAGGGGAATAAGGAACAGGGCGCTTACTtgaggagtgggagggaaggctccctggaggaggcagccTTGGAACTAAACCCTACAAGGACGTGCTCCAACCCACACAAGCCTCCACGCACGGCTGATTGTGTTCCGCGAGACTGGGGGGAACTTTTGGGATGGGAAGACGTGGGATTGCAAAGGACTTCAAACATCAGGCGGGGAGCTTGATTCCCAGCAGGATGCGGGCCAGCAGGGGAGGGTTCCGGACAGATCTGTGTGTTTGGAATCTTACTTGGGGGCTGGTGAGGGGGAAGGACCAGAGGGGGAAGACTGAGGGTCGGGAGGCCTGGAAGGAGGATGGGCATGTTTCGGGCAATAAAGGATGAGGCCCAAATCCAGGCTATGGGTGAGGAGCAGATATGAAGGGAAGGCCAGAAGCCAGTTTGAGTCATGTTCAGTCCAAGGGGCCTGAATCCCTGGGGCAAGGACCTAGACACATCTGTGGATTAAAGACAAAGATGGCCAAGCGACCGTGTCTGTGTGGGATGTCAGCAGAGTGATGCCGAAGCTGGGATAGGATGAAGTCACCCCAGAACAGAGCAGACAACAAGACTGGAGACTAGCCCTTGGGGCCCCAACATCTAAGGGACAGGCCGAGCAGAGAAACCATAGAGTTAGGAGGGGAAGCAGGCAAGCGTGGTGCccagcagtggtggtggtggtggtggggtgtcAACGAGGAGGGGCACAGCCCATGGTGTCACAAGCTGCTGACAGATTGAGAGGACTGAGCCACACACATCCTGAGGGTGGGAATCTGAGAGCGGAGCCTGAGGACACAGGACTTGGATGTTCTGAGCACCCAGAAGCAGGAGTGAGGAGGGAAGCATGGGGACCCCAGCTGGGGGCCTAGGGGAAATAAGTGGCACATTCAAGTGGAGTAATTTGAGGCAGGTTTGCTACAGGAACCGTATACAGTGGGCAGGGTTTGGGGAAACCAAAGGGGCGAGCACCCGTGGAGAGCCATTATCATCTCCTGGTCCCCCTGACCAGACAAGGGGAAAGAAGAACGTTAGAACCCAGGGATAGATTTATGTGCACAGGGCCTTTGGTCAAGGGATACAACCAGCTGAGGTGACCCTGTGGGAAGGGATGCAGGAGGATTAATATCCCATTCTCTCCTTTGGCTTCATCTTCTGCCAGTGCCTCCTATTGGCCAAACCCACCTGGAAGCCAGAGGACAAGGCCGTCCATTGATGCAGTCTGTAGAGGTCAGCCTCTGGGGGCACGGAGTGGagtggagaaggggaagaatgaagccagGCATGTGCagagaagcaggggagagagggggtgggggttgggaggatgtgAGATGAGTATTTGCTGTGGATTCCTGTGAACTTCACTTTATCATGGAAGAGACCTCAACTTAAGGCCAAGGGAAGAGGTAATGAAAAGCCCTGGGGACtagggaggaggaggacaggtgCCACACCTACAGGAAAGAAGACAAGCTTCAAGGGCTAGGGGGCTAAGGACAGGCCGGGGACATCAGAGCATCATGGTTCAGACCTGAGCAGGAGGAGATGGGGTCTGGGGTAAGGTCAGGGACGTGGAAGATCAGAGTGGTCTGAGCCCAGGGTCTGTGAGCCCAAGACATCCAGTGGATGTCCCACCCAATGGAGGGTCCTAAGACAGGGAAACCACCATCTCCAGAAGGCATGGGGGGGTGGCCTCCCCTTTTGCTTGTCCAGAGCTGCAGGACCAGTAGCTTCTCAATTGAAGTGAGTTCCCTTCTCTTCACTCTCCTCCATATTCAGTTTtcaccccctctcctcctccgAGAAGCCCTACcagcccccatccctgcctctgACCTAGACCTGATCTAATGGGGACTCAAGGGCTGGCACTGGGCACATTCAGGTCCCAGCTCCTGGATCCTGCTCTTCACTGAGATGTGCTTGGTATATCCATTCATTCGACCTACTGTGAAACAGACTCTATGCTAGACACTGGGGATTCAGCCGCGAGCCAGACAGATGCCCACAGAGCTCAGAATCTGGTGGGGAGCCAGGGAGGATCACGTGGAGTGACGAGGCCATGCGAGCCCAGAGGAGATGGTGTGAAGCCTCAGGGACGACTACctgggagagaaggcagagctTCCAGAGTGGTCTTCTACAACCTCAGTCAGATCAGCTTCTCCCTGCTAAAACCCTCCAGTGGCAGCCACCGTGCTTGTGATAGAAGCCCAGACCCTGTGGCCCCTCGAGACTTGGCCCGCATCATCTTCCTTGACCTCCCACCCCTCACGCACTCTGTGCCCAGCACCCTGGCTTCATCGCTGTTCCTCTCATCCActtgccccttcctcccctggctgggcctttgcacttgccattccCTCTACCTGGCATCCCTTTCCTCTGGCTGTTTGCTCCTGCctggctccttctcctccttcaggTCTCAGTTGTAATGTCCCCTAACTCAGTGAGGCCTGTCCTGCCTCTGACACTGAAATCTCCCCTTCCCTCGTGTCACACTCAATGGTTCTTACTTgtctgccttcttgtttctgGTCTGTCTCCCTCATCAGGGCAGGGAACAGCTCTGTCTTTGTCACCTCTGCCTATAATAGGGCCTGGAACCAAGTGGGTAGTCAgtagcatttgttgaatgaatgaatgaatgaaggtgagAAGAGCTGGAAGGTCCAAGTGAACTGCCAGGTGAAAGGAGTCTTCAGGGTATGAGAAAGGTGCTCCCTACGGTGAGTGCAACCCGTGCCAAGACTGGGAAAGCTGGGAGATAGAAGTGAAGCTGGTGAGGCAATGACGGTGTCACTctggcagtggggagccatggaTGGTTGGAGAATGAGAGGGCCCTAGGGAGGCAGGGGCCAAAAGAACTGGTTGGGTCTGTAGCCAATGGCCCCTGGAGTCCGGCCTTCCCACTCTTGCCCAGGGCCCACACCCAGCAGCCCTCAGTCCTGCTGGTTCTTGTCGGACTCCCATGGCCCACTGCCTGGGCATGAGGGCCTGGCCCCAGCTTTGGTGCTGAGGGCGGGACTGTGGTCCCAGGAGGAGAAGCCGAGGGCATGTTCTCAGGTTCCCGGTCATCGGCCCTGGGCCCGGCAGCTGTGTCTTGGCCTGGCCCCAGGTCCTGTGTCCCTGGGGACTGAGCTCATTGAGGAGAAATGCAGTCCTGGGCCAAGGCGGCcggcagggcaggggagagggctcgagctcacccctacccccaccacaTTGGGAACTGTGCGGCAGCCCACTGCAAGGCTGTGGGAATGGTCTCTCCAGACTACCCTGTCCCCCAAGGACCTTGACACCTTGGGCTGGTTCTGCCACTGTGGCTGGAGGGCGGCAGGAAGCTGGAGCCACGAATCCACGTCCTGCTGGCTGAGTCATGGGGACTTCAGAAAGGGACTGACACACTGTAGGCACTCTgtagactttctttcttttgtgccCATTCCCCCCCATGCTGGCCTTGCCTGTGTTTGCACTATTattgttccctctctgtctctgtttgcTATAGAGCAGAGGCCACCAGATCAGCAGAGTCACAGACTCTAGACTTCCTGTCTAGCAAAATGTGGGTCCAGGGTCTTTGGTTGCTCCTTGTGATGGGGAGCTCAGCACCTCCTAGGACATCCATTCC
Proteins encoded in this window:
- the EPHX3 gene encoding epoxide hydrolase 3, whose amino-acid sequence is MPELVVTALLAPSRLTLKLLRAFMWSLVFSAALVAAAVYGCIAFTHVLCRPRRGCCGRPRSTPPACLSDPTLGEHCFLTLKSSGLRLHYVSAGRGNGPLMLFLHGFPENWFSWRYQLWEFQSRFHVVAVDLRGYGSSNAPQDVDCYTMDLLMMDIQDVILGLGYSKCILVAHDWGALLAWNFSIYYPSLVERMVIVSAAPMSVYQDYSIRHIGQFFRSNYIFLFQLPWLPEKLLSMSDFQILKTTLTHRKRGIPHLTPNELEAFLYDFSQPGGLTGPLNYYRNLFRNFPLEPQELATPTLLLWGAKDTYFEQGLVGAISSRFVPGRLEAHILPGVGHWIPQSNPREMHEYMWAFLQDLLD